Proteins from a single region of Roseateles sp. XES5:
- a CDS encoding zinc-binding alcohol dehydrogenase family protein: protein MHAVGFQASHPATHPEALQDFDLPVPVPGPRDLLVKVAAAAVNPIDCKLRMRLKPEPGKPKILGFDAAGIVEAVGSAVTSFKPGDAVYYAGSMQRDGSNAEYQLVDERLVGHKPETLDFATAAALPLTCLTAWELLFEKLNVSAGGTANRRLLVVGGAGGVGSALIQIARQLTDLTVIATASRPDSAAWCRDLGAQHVIDHNQPMPSQLEALGIDQIDYTASLTASDQHMETIVALTRPFGQICVIDDLSTVNIGEMKRKSLSLHWEFMFAKSNYGTGDLASQGKILNTVAGLVDKGVFRSTVNTVIDGLSSANVREAHAQQEAGRTIGKTVLRY, encoded by the coding sequence ATGCACGCAGTCGGCTTTCAGGCCAGTCATCCCGCAACCCACCCGGAAGCCCTCCAGGACTTCGATCTGCCGGTGCCGGTGCCGGGGCCGCGCGATCTCCTCGTGAAGGTCGCTGCGGCGGCGGTCAATCCCATCGATTGCAAGCTGAGGATGCGCCTGAAACCGGAGCCGGGAAAGCCGAAGATCCTCGGCTTCGATGCCGCCGGCATCGTGGAGGCGGTCGGCAGCGCCGTGACGTCGTTCAAACCGGGCGACGCGGTCTACTATGCGGGATCGATGCAGCGGGACGGCTCAAACGCCGAATACCAGCTCGTGGATGAACGGCTGGTCGGGCACAAGCCCGAAACCCTCGATTTTGCCACCGCCGCCGCCCTGCCGCTGACCTGCCTTACCGCCTGGGAACTGCTGTTCGAAAAGCTGAACGTTTCCGCCGGCGGGACGGCGAACAGGAGGCTGCTGGTCGTCGGCGGCGCTGGCGGCGTCGGTTCCGCCCTGATCCAGATCGCCCGGCAACTGACGGATCTCACCGTTATCGCCACCGCATCGCGCCCCGACAGCGCCGCATGGTGCCGCGACCTCGGTGCCCAGCATGTCATCGATCACAACCAGCCGATGCCCTCTCAGCTGGAGGCGCTCGGGATCGATCAGATCGACTATACGGCCAGCCTCACCGCATCGGACCAGCATATGGAGACTATCGTCGCTCTGACGCGACCCTTCGGGCAAATCTGCGTCATCGACGATCTGTCCACGGTCAATATCGGCGAGATGAAGCGCAAGAGCCTTTCCCTGCACTGGGAGTTCATGTTCGCCAAGTCCAACTACGGCACGGGCGATCTGGCATCGCAGGGCAAGATCCTGAACACCGTCGCCGGGCTCGTCGACAAGGGTGTTTTCCGTTCGACCGTAAACACCGTGATCGATGGCCTGTCTTCTGCGAACGTGCGCGAGGCGCATGCGCAGCAGGAAGCGGGACGCACCATCGGCAAGACGGTCCTGCGATACTGA
- a CDS encoding IPT/TIG domain-containing protein, producing MQVWGVAARSLSAGSRLGFGGIFGAPRLLLSVFFTMVRAGAIALSFWLASALAAQAVMVTAVAPNAGPTSGGTSVTITGTDFLGATAVSFGGTPAASFTVNSDTQIFATAPAGAVGVVNITVTTPGGTSTASAADQFTYVVQPSVTSVTPTRGPTGGGTTVVITGSGLLNATAVTFGATAATGYTVISNTQITATAPAGTGTVDIRVTTAGGTSATSASDQYTYVVAPTVTSVSPIAGPTGGGTTVTITGTGFASADPTGAVKFGAANATYTIVNDTLITATAPANSAGTYDVTVATPGGTSATSASDQYTYVVAPTVTSVSPIAGPTAGGTAVTITGTGFAYANPTGAVKFGAANATYTIVNNTLITATAPANSAGTYDVTVTTPGGTSATSASDQYTYVAAPTVMSVSPTAGPTAGGTTVTITGTGFSAANLSGAVKFGAATAIYTINSNTQITATAPVNSAGTYDITVTTVGGTSSTSASDQYTYVAPPVSSSFTYGSIIPYNEGSYASVSVDLSGHASNSPTSYAVGSATTAQGGSVSVDSSGLATYTPPVGYRNANDSFTFTATNLGGTSSPATVTLTIGNPTLSVSLPSATATVERAYNAGGAAVAISGGRAAYTINSISGLPSGLTDSGGGVVSGTPAVNGVFTVTVNVTDSSLGAGPYNANVVATLTVALPPAPVVSSMSASALAYNTGSATASTFSLAAMATENPTGYQVGASSYGATVSIDSAGLVSYTPPVGFRGTDTFNYVATNAGGTSNVGQVFVPVNDPVFSVSLPVATGTVGETYNSGGAAISLSGGNAPYSNFSASGLPAGLSMDSAGVISGTPTTAGNATVVITATDSSGGYGSFTGTASAVLSIAAPTIAIGPATLSNAGIGVPYGASLTSTGGLAPVTFAVTAGSLPPGLVLDPGGVISGTPTGGGTYNFTVTATDSATTSGPYTAAKAYALTVDPATIVLSPAAGALTGGTTGIAYSQTVSASGGTGSYTFDVSAGALPAGLTLSPGGILSGTPTASGTFNFTIRGTDSSTGQGPYSNSNAYSLTIGTPTIALAPAAGALPAATVGSAYNQTFTASNGTAPYSYAVTSGALPGGLTLSAAGDISGTPTASGTYGFAVTATDAYGAAGTETYSLAVGIQAPVAGAASATVAANSSANAIALALSGGAADSVTVATPASHGTATASGTTISYTPAPGYSGTDSFTYTATNVTGTSSAATVTITVSAPTLVFSPAAGALSEGIRGVAYSQTLAASGGMAPYVYAVTAGALPTGLTLDAATGVLSGTPSAAGSFGFTVTATDLNGASSAVAYSLAIRTPTATFTFTPAAGVLPKAMAGEDYRQSITASGSTGPLLYRVAAGVLPQGMVLNVSTGELTGPLDAASEGDYAFTIAVEDNNGATGSAAYSLTVAPRNVTVTDKVVDVPAGGTPADVYLNRGATGGPFISAETTFVEPPEAGTATVIRGQLAQAGPASNPVGWYLQFTPNPAFSGTARVGFRLISALGTSNTGTVTYNLGFNAGAVAEDVDALVRGFVETRQSLIANGIHVPGLLERRQMEQANESVTARMTPSEDGMTARFSTSLAQMDAARDAADGIEGAAASPFNVWIDGSILAHQRDQNGGKWGSFAMLNFGADYLVSDKALVGLSFHLDRMTDPTDADAELTGNGWLAGPYASFEIGKGVYWDTSLLYGGSANDIDTALWDGSFDTTRWMVDTAIKGQWQIDEATVLTPQLRAVYFNETVDDYKIRNGAGDEIVIDGFDTEQFRVSLGAEIARSFTLQSGARVTPKVGVTVGYSGLDGAGAYGTLTAGVSMETADFWMLEASLLLNVEGDGQRSAGGKVRASKQF from the coding sequence ATGCAGGTATGGGGTGTTGCGGCGCGGAGCCTGAGCGCTGGTTCGCGGCTCGGCTTTGGGGGTATCTTCGGTGCGCCGCGCCTTCTGTTGTCGGTCTTTTTCACCATGGTGCGTGCCGGTGCGATCGCGCTGTCGTTTTGGCTGGCGAGCGCCCTGGCAGCGCAGGCAGTGATGGTGACGGCGGTTGCGCCGAATGCGGGTCCGACGAGCGGCGGTACGTCGGTGACGATCACGGGCACGGACTTTCTCGGCGCCACGGCAGTTTCTTTCGGCGGCACGCCGGCGGCCAGCTTCACGGTCAACAGCGATACGCAGATCTTCGCAACTGCCCCGGCCGGTGCGGTCGGCGTGGTGAACATTACCGTCACCACGCCCGGCGGCACCAGTACCGCGAGCGCAGCCGATCAGTTCACGTATGTCGTGCAGCCTTCCGTGACATCGGTCACGCCGACGCGGGGACCGACGGGCGGCGGGACGACGGTCGTGATCACGGGCAGCGGGCTCTTGAATGCTACGGCCGTGACATTTGGGGCAACAGCTGCGACCGGCTACACGGTCATCAGCAACACCCAGATCACCGCGACGGCGCCGGCCGGGACGGGGACGGTGGACATTCGCGTCACCACCGCTGGCGGGACGAGTGCGACGAGCGCGAGTGACCAGTACACCTATGTGGTGGCGCCGACGGTAACCTCGGTATCTCCTATAGCCGGTCCGACGGGGGGCGGCACGACAGTAACCATCACGGGAACCGGGTTCGCGTCTGCAGATCCTACCGGCGCGGTGAAGTTCGGTGCGGCGAACGCGACCTACACGATCGTCAACGACACGCTGATCACAGCGACGGCACCGGCCAATTCGGCGGGCACCTATGACGTCACCGTGGCCACGCCCGGCGGGACGAGTGCGACGAGCGCGAGCGACCAGTACACCTATGTGGTAGCGCCGACGGTAACCTCGGTATCTCCTATAGCCGGCCCGACGGCGGGCGGCACGGCGGTGACCATCACGGGCACCGGGTTTGCCTATGCAAATCCCACCGGTGCGGTGAAGTTCGGTGCGGCGAACGCGACCTACACGATCGTCAACAACACGCTGATCACAGCGACGGCACCGGCCAATTCGGCGGGCACCTATGACGTCACCGTGACCACGCCCGGCGGGACGAGTGCGACGAGCGCGAGCGACCAGTACACCTATGTGGCGGCGCCGACGGTGATGTCGGTTTCGCCGACGGCCGGCCCGACAGCGGGCGGTACGACCGTGACCATCACCGGCACCGGCTTTTCGGCGGCCAATCTTTCGGGGGCCGTGAAGTTCGGCGCCGCAACGGCGATCTATACGATCAACAGCAACACGCAGATCACCGCGACGGCACCGGTCAATTCGGCGGGCACCTACGACATCACAGTCACGACGGTGGGCGGCACGAGCAGTACAAGCGCCTCCGACCAATATACCTATGTCGCGCCGCCGGTGAGCAGCAGCTTCACCTACGGGTCGATAATTCCGTACAATGAGGGTTCGTATGCGAGCGTGTCGGTCGATTTGAGCGGCCATGCCAGCAACAGCCCCACCAGCTATGCGGTCGGCTCCGCGACAACGGCTCAGGGCGGCTCCGTCAGCGTCGACAGCAGCGGCCTGGCGACCTATACCCCGCCCGTCGGCTACCGCAACGCCAATGACAGCTTCACCTTCACCGCGACCAATCTCGGCGGCACGTCGAGCCCCGCCACCGTCACGTTGACGATCGGCAATCCGACGCTTTCGGTGTCGCTGCCGTCGGCAACGGCTACCGTCGAGAGGGCCTACAACGCCGGCGGCGCCGCGGTGGCGATCTCGGGTGGCAGGGCGGCCTATACGATCAACAGCATCAGCGGCCTGCCCTCAGGCCTGACCGACAGTGGCGGCGGCGTCGTGAGCGGTACGCCGGCGGTGAACGGCGTCTTCACGGTGACCGTCAACGTCACGGACAGCTCGCTCGGGGCAGGACCCTACAACGCCAATGTGGTGGCGACACTGACGGTCGCCTTGCCGCCGGCGCCGGTGGTCTCGTCCATGAGTGCTTCGGCCCTGGCCTACAATACGGGCTCGGCCACGGCGTCGACCTTCAGTCTTGCAGCGATGGCCACCGAAAATCCAACGGGCTATCAGGTGGGGGCTTCCTCCTACGGCGCCACGGTCAGCATCGATAGCGCCGGTCTTGTCAGCTACACGCCTCCAGTGGGTTTCCGCGGCACCGACACCTTCAACTACGTCGCAACCAACGCGGGCGGCACATCCAATGTCGGTCAGGTCTTTGTGCCTGTGAACGACCCCGTCTTCTCCGTCTCGCTGCCGGTCGCCACCGGCACGGTCGGCGAAACCTACAACAGCGGTGGGGCAGCCATCAGCCTCAGCGGCGGGAATGCTCCCTATTCCAACTTCTCGGCCAGCGGCTTGCCTGCCGGTCTGTCGATGGACAGCGCGGGCGTGATTTCCGGCACGCCGACGACGGCGGGCAATGCCACGGTCGTGATCACCGCCACCGACAGTTCCGGCGGGTATGGCAGCTTTACCGGCACGGCCTCGGCCGTTCTCAGCATCGCGGCGCCGACCATCGCCATCGGTCCGGCGACGCTGTCGAATGCTGGCATCGGCGTGCCGTACGGTGCGTCGCTGACCAGCACCGGCGGCCTGGCTCCGGTCACCTTCGCGGTCACGGCCGGCTCTTTGCCGCCGGGGCTGGTGCTCGACCCCGGCGGCGTCATCTCCGGCACCCCGACAGGCGGCGGCACCTACAATTTCACGGTTACCGCGACCGATAGCGCGACGACGTCGGGGCCTTATACGGCGGCAAAGGCCTATGCGCTGACCGTCGATCCTGCGACGATTGTCCTGTCGCCGGCTGCCGGCGCCCTGACGGGCGGTACGACCGGTATTGCCTATAGCCAGACGGTTTCGGCTTCCGGCGGAACGGGATCCTACACGTTCGACGTCTCCGCCGGCGCCCTGCCGGCCGGCCTTACGCTTTCGCCCGGCGGTATCCTGTCGGGCACGCCGACGGCGAGCGGCACATTCAATTTCACGATCAGGGGAACGGACAGTTCGACCGGGCAGGGCCCCTATTCGAACTCCAACGCCTATTCCCTGACGATCGGCACGCCGACGATCGCTCTGGCGCCTGCCGCGGGCGCACTGCCGGCAGCGACTGTCGGCAGTGCCTATAATCAGACGTTCACCGCGTCGAATGGGACGGCACCGTACAGCTATGCCGTCACCAGTGGTGCGTTGCCGGGTGGTCTCACGCTGAGCGCTGCCGGGGATATCTCGGGGACGCCAACCGCAAGCGGTACCTATGGTTTCGCGGTGACCGCAACCGATGCCTACGGCGCGGCGGGAACCGAAACTTACAGTCTTGCCGTCGGCATTCAGGCGCCGGTCGCCGGCGCTGCCTCTGCGACGGTCGCGGCCAATTCGTCAGCCAATGCGATTGCGCTCGCTCTCAGCGGCGGTGCGGCCGATAGCGTGACGGTCGCGACGCCGGCTTCCCATGGCACGGCGACCGCCTCGGGCACGACCATCAGCTACACGCCGGCACCGGGCTATTCCGGTACCGACAGCTTCACCTATACCGCCACCAACGTGACCGGCACCTCGTCGGCGGCCACGGTGACGATCACGGTGAGCGCACCGACGCTCGTCTTCTCGCCGGCCGCGGGCGCCCTTTCCGAGGGGATTCGCGGGGTGGCCTACAGCCAGACGCTGGCCGCCAGCGGCGGCATGGCGCCCTATGTCTATGCCGTCACGGCAGGAGCCCTGCCGACAGGCCTGACGCTGGACGCAGCAACGGGCGTCCTCTCTGGCACGCCGTCCGCAGCGGGAAGCTTTGGCTTCACCGTCACCGCCACGGATCTGAATGGCGCCAGCAGCGCGGTGGCCTATTCGCTCGCCATCAGGACGCCGACGGCTACCTTCACCTTCACGCCGGCCGCCGGCGTGCTGCCCAAGGCGATGGCGGGCGAGGACTATCGCCAGTCGATCACCGCTTCCGGCAGCACCGGGCCGCTGCTCTATCGGGTCGCCGCCGGCGTCCTGCCGCAGGGCATGGTGCTCAACGTCTCCACGGGCGAACTGACCGGCCCGCTCGATGCTGCAAGCGAGGGCGACTATGCCTTCACCATCGCGGTCGAGGACAACAACGGCGCCACCGGCTCGGCCGCCTACAGCCTGACGGTTGCCCCGCGCAACGTCACGGTTACGGACAAGGTGGTGGACGTCCCCGCCGGCGGCACGCCCGCCGACGTCTATCTCAACCGTGGTGCGACGGGTGGACCGTTCATCTCAGCCGAGACGACGTTCGTCGAGCCGCCGGAGGCCGGAACGGCGACGGTCATTCGCGGCCAGCTCGCCCAGGCAGGGCCGGCCAGCAACCCTGTCGGCTGGTATCTGCAATTCACCCCCAATCCGGCCTTCTCCGGAACGGCAAGGGTCGGCTTCCGCCTGATCAGTGCGCTCGGCACGTCCAACACCGGCACCGTCACCTACAATCTCGGCTTCAATGCCGGTGCGGTGGCCGAGGATGTCGATGCGCTGGTGCGTGGCTTCGTCGAGACGCGCCAGAGCCTCATCGCCAACGGCATCCATGTTCCCGGTCTCCTGGAGCGCCGGCAGATGGAGCAGGCGAATGAGTCCGTTACCGCCCGCATGACGCCTTCGGAAGACGGCATGACGGCGCGCTTTTCCACCAGCCTGGCGCAGATGGACGCTGCGCGCGACGCGGCCGACGGCATCGAGGGTGCCGCCGCTTCACCGTTCAACGTCTGGATCGACGGCAGCATTCTCGCGCACCAGCGTGACCAGAACGGCGGCAAGTGGGGCAGCTTCGCCATGCTCAATTTCGGCGCGGACTATCTCGTGTCGGACAAGGCGCTGGTGGGCCTGTCCTTCCATCTCGACCGGATGACGGACCCGACGGACGCCGATGCCGAACTGACCGGTAACGGCTGGCTTGCCGGCCCCTATGCCTCGTTCGAGATCGGCAAGGGCGTCTATTGGGATACGAGCCTGCTCTATGGCGGGTCGGCGAACGACATCGACACGGCGCTGTGGGACGGCTCGTTCGACACGACACGGTGGATGGTCGATACGGCGATCAAGGGCCAGTGGCAGATCGACGAAGCCACCGTGCTGACACCGCAATTGCGAGCCGTCTACTTCAACGAGACGGTCGACGACTACAAGATACGCAACGGAGCGGGTGACGAGATCGTCATCGACGGTTTCGACACCGAGCAGTTCCGTGTCAGCCTGGGCGCGGAGATCGCTCGGTCCTTCACGCTGCAGAGCGGCGCGCGGGTGACGCCGAAGGTCGGCGTGACGGTCGGCTATTCCGGCCTCGACGGCGCCGGGGCCTACGGCACCCTGACGGCTGGCGTCTCCATGGAGACCGCCGACTTCTGGATGCTCGAGGCAAGCCTGTTGCTGAATGTCGAAGGCGACGGCCAGAGATCCGCGGGCGGAAAGGTCAGGGCTTCAAAGCAGTTCTGA
- a CDS encoding ABC transporter ATP-binding protein, with the protein MAEVQIREARKSYGAVEVLRGVDVEVADGEFVALVGPSGCGKSTLLRMIAGLEGISGGEIRIGARVVNDIPPKQRDVAMVFQNYALYPHMTVARNMGFSLKLAGKPKAEIDRRVAAAAEILDLSALLDRLPRQLSGGQRQRVAMGRALARQPKVFLFDEPLSNLDAKLRVEMRAEIKLLHQRLKTTAVYVTHDQVEAMTLGHKIAVMRAGIVEQVGSPLDLYDHPANMFVAGFIGSPAMNFIEGRIENGQFISGSGLSVPANAVADTAKAALGIRPEHLLLDPAGTAATVVVVEQTGAETLLLLDMAGQKLTYLGRDRLPIRPGETIHIRPDTTRLHVFDTASGRRISDQG; encoded by the coding sequence ATGGCTGAAGTGCAGATCCGCGAAGCCCGCAAATCCTATGGCGCGGTCGAAGTCCTGCGCGGTGTCGACGTGGAGGTCGCGGACGGCGAGTTCGTCGCGCTGGTCGGCCCGTCCGGCTGCGGCAAGTCCACCCTGCTGCGCATGATCGCGGGGCTTGAGGGCATATCCGGCGGCGAGATCCGTATCGGCGCGCGCGTCGTCAACGATATCCCGCCGAAACAGCGCGACGTCGCGATGGTGTTCCAGAACTATGCCCTCTATCCGCACATGACCGTCGCCAGGAACATGGGCTTCTCGCTGAAGCTCGCCGGCAAGCCGAAAGCGGAGATCGACAGGCGCGTTGCCGCCGCGGCCGAGATCCTCGATCTCTCGGCCCTGCTCGACCGGCTGCCGCGCCAGCTCTCGGGCGGCCAGCGCCAGCGCGTGGCCATGGGCCGAGCCCTGGCGCGCCAGCCCAAGGTCTTTCTCTTCGACGAGCCCCTGTCCAATCTGGACGCCAAGCTGCGCGTGGAGATGCGCGCCGAGATCAAGCTGCTGCACCAGCGCCTCAAGACCACGGCGGTCTATGTGACCCACGACCAGGTGGAGGCCATGACCCTGGGCCACAAGATCGCGGTGATGCGGGCCGGCATCGTCGAGCAGGTGGGGTCGCCCCTCGACCTCTACGACCATCCCGCCAACATGTTCGTTGCCGGCTTCATCGGCTCGCCCGCGATGAATTTCATCGAGGGGCGTATCGAAAACGGGCAGTTCATCAGCGGCAGCGGCCTCTCCGTCCCGGCGAACGCCGTCGCCGACACCGCCAAGGCCGCGCTCGGCATCCGGCCGGAACACCTGCTGCTCGACCCCGCCGGAACGGCGGCCACCGTCGTGGTCGTCGAACAGACCGGCGCCGAAACCCTGCTTCTTCTCGACATGGCCGGCCAGAAGCTCACCTATCTCGGCCGCGACCGCCTGCCCATCCGCCCAGGCGAAACCATCCACATCCGCCCGGACACCACCCGGCTGCACGTCTTCGACACGGCATCGGGCCGGAGGATCAGCGATCAGGGTTAG
- a CDS encoding ABC transporter permease has protein sequence MNADDTRVPVSGSTLRKIAAALSLLKQSPVALVGAGLILFWVLMAIFAPLVAPFDPVQQIKPFLPPGTIDGEGRLFLFGTDQLGRDVFSRVVHGSRTVLTYGVTATLSAYVVGSVAGVCAGYMRGWVDEILSFIANVILSFPVILLYIIIITTIGASGLNIVLAVTFASAPGIMRIVRGLTLDLATRDYVAAAHTRGEGALWVMFVEILPNARGPLIVDACLRLGYVAITIGVLGFLGLGLPPPTPDWGNMINETRSLAMSFPHMILFPCIAISSLVLGFNLLADGVREIMQRD, from the coding sequence ATGAATGCCGACGACACGCGTGTTCCCGTTTCCGGCTCGACGCTGCGGAAGATCGCAGCCGCCCTGTCACTCCTCAAGCAGAGCCCTGTCGCCCTTGTCGGGGCGGGCCTGATCCTGTTCTGGGTGCTGATGGCAATCTTTGCACCGCTGGTCGCGCCTTTCGATCCCGTCCAGCAGATCAAGCCCTTCCTGCCCCCCGGCACCATTGACGGCGAGGGTCGGCTCTTTCTCTTCGGCACGGACCAACTCGGCCGCGATGTCTTCAGCCGTGTGGTCCATGGCAGCCGGACGGTGCTCACCTACGGCGTGACCGCGACGCTCTCCGCCTATGTCGTCGGCAGTGTCGCGGGCGTCTGCGCCGGCTATATGCGCGGCTGGGTGGACGAGATCCTGAGCTTCATCGCCAATGTCATCCTCTCCTTTCCGGTCATCCTGCTCTACATCATCATCATCACGACCATCGGTGCGTCGGGGCTGAATATCGTCCTTGCCGTCACCTTCGCCTCCGCACCGGGCATCATGCGCATCGTCCGCGGCCTGACGCTCGATCTGGCGACGCGGGATTACGTGGCGGCGGCGCATACGCGCGGCGAAGGCGCGCTCTGGGTGATGTTCGTGGAAATCCTGCCCAATGCCCGCGGTCCGCTGATCGTCGATGCGTGCCTGCGTCTCGGCTACGTCGCCATCACCATCGGCGTGCTCGGCTTCCTCGGCCTCGGTCTGCCGCCGCCGACGCCGGACTGGGGCAACATGATCAACGAGACGCGGTCTCTCGCCATGAGCTTCCCGCATATGATCCTGTTCCCCTGCATCGCCATTTCCTCCCTGGTCCTCGGCTTCAACCTTCTGGCCGATGGCGTGCGCGAAATCATGCAAAGAGATTGA
- a CDS encoding ABC transporter ATP-binding protein: MSASETSTARAEPVLDVRDLTIHYRTRSGASPAVTGFNLTIMPGETVGIVGESGCGKSTIAMAIMQHLGRNGTIAGGSILFEGKDMAVMGEAELRAIRTAGIAMVYQEPFSALNPSIPCGEQLLEVVRLREPGAGAAATDVVRQMLADVNLPDPDRVMKAYPHQLSGGQLQRIVIAMALLSQPKLLLMDEPTTALDVTVEAGILELIGEIRLKFGTSILFISHNLGVVRTVCDRVCVMYSGEIVEEGEIADVFAAARHPYTRGLLAALPQPGASKHSRPLRSIPGQVMLPQQRPTGCRFAPRCSFFVEGLCNGRPGIPLHPVSGGGHAARCLRVDDISFDRPEGEQTCDAAKAPGEILLRAEKLSKVYQLPSRSLWARAKGKGKLQLRGNDRLDIEARRAETVAIVGESGSGKSTFARVVMGLEMATGGTVTLGAEEVGRLPVRKRTLAQRTSLQMVFQNPSETLNPSLTVGAQLGRVLHKFVGPLDRIALEQRVFELLDLVRLPREFAGRRPHQLSGGQKQRVAIARAFAGSPKIVVADEPVSALDVSVQAAVIELLLSIQREYETTILLISHDLAVVQYLADRVVVLYLGQIMEQGSVEEVFAPPYHPYTEALLAAVPIADPAIEKRDVVLNGPLPSPLAPPAGCAFCTRCPRRIGPICDDTAPPLQVTESGHVLRCHIPLETLREIPPVFSTKDRQTA; encoded by the coding sequence ATGTCCGCATCTGAAACCTCCACAGCGCGCGCAGAACCCGTCCTCGATGTCCGGGACCTGACGATCCACTACCGCACCCGTTCGGGCGCTAGCCCTGCGGTGACGGGGTTCAACCTCACGATCATGCCGGGCGAGACGGTCGGCATCGTCGGCGAATCCGGTTGCGGCAAGTCGACGATCGCCATGGCGATCATGCAGCATCTCGGCCGAAACGGCACGATCGCCGGCGGCTCCATCCTGTTCGAAGGCAAGGACATGGCCGTCATGGGCGAGGCCGAGTTGCGGGCGATCCGCACCGCCGGCATTGCCATGGTCTACCAGGAGCCGTTTTCGGCGCTGAACCCGTCCATTCCCTGCGGTGAGCAATTGCTGGAGGTCGTGCGCCTGCGTGAACCCGGCGCCGGCGCGGCGGCAACCGATGTCGTCCGGCAGATGCTTGCCGATGTGAACCTGCCGGATCCCGACCGGGTGATGAAGGCCTATCCCCACCAGCTTTCCGGGGGGCAGCTACAGCGCATCGTCATCGCCATGGCTCTGCTGTCGCAGCCGAAGCTGCTGCTCATGGACGAGCCCACGACCGCCCTCGACGTCACGGTCGAGGCCGGCATTCTGGAGTTGATCGGCGAGATCCGGCTCAAGTTCGGCACCTCCATCCTGTTCATTTCCCACAATCTCGGCGTGGTGCGCACCGTCTGCGACCGGGTCTGCGTCATGTATTCCGGCGAGATCGTCGAGGAGGGGGAGATTGCCGACGTCTTCGCGGCGGCGCGCCATCCCTATACGCGTGGCCTGCTCGCCGCCCTGCCGCAGCCCGGCGCCAGCAAGCATTCGCGCCCGCTGCGCAGCATTCCCGGCCAGGTCATGCTGCCGCAGCAGCGCCCGACGGGGTGCCGCTTTGCGCCGCGCTGTTCGTTCTTCGTTGAGGGTTTGTGCAACGGCCGGCCGGGTATTCCCCTTCACCCGGTTTCCGGCGGCGGCCATGCGGCGCGCTGCCTGCGGGTCGACGACATATCCTTCGACCGGCCGGAGGGAGAGCAGACCTGCGACGCGGCCAAGGCCCCCGGGGAAATCCTCCTGCGCGCCGAAAAGCTCAGCAAGGTCTACCAGCTTCCGTCGAGAAGCCTGTGGGCCAGGGCGAAAGGCAAGGGAAAGCTCCAGCTCCGCGGCAACGATCGCCTCGACATCGAAGCTCGCCGCGCGGAAACGGTGGCGATCGTCGGCGAGTCCGGCAGCGGAAAATCCACCTTCGCACGGGTGGTGATGGGTCTCGAAATGGCGACCGGCGGCACGGTGACGCTCGGCGCGGAAGAGGTCGGACGGCTGCCCGTCCGCAAGCGCACGCTCGCCCAGCGTACCAGCCTGCAGATGGTTTTCCAGAATCCGTCCGAGACGCTGAACCCGTCCCTGACCGTTGGAGCGCAGCTCGGCCGTGTCCTGCACAAGTTCGTCGGGCCATTGGACCGGATCGCGCTGGAGCAGCGTGTCTTCGAGCTCCTCGATCTCGTGCGCCTGCCGCGGGAATTCGCCGGCCGCCGGCCTCACCAGCTTTCCGGTGGCCAGAAACAGCGTGTCGCCATTGCGCGCGCCTTCGCCGGCTCTCCGAAAATCGTCGTGGCGGACGAGCCCGTCTCCGCGCTCGATGTGTCCGTTCAGGCCGCCGTCATCGAACTTCTGCTGTCGATCCAGCGCGAATACGAGACGACGATCCTGCTGATCAGCCACGACCTTGCGGTGGTGCAATATCTCGCGGACCGGGTGGTCGTGCTCTATCTCGGGCAGATCATGGAACAGGGATCGGTCGAGGAAGTCTTCGCCCCGCCCTATCATCCCTATACCGAAGCGCTGCTCGCCGCCGTTCCCATCGCCGATCCGGCGATAGAGAAGCGGGACGTCGTGCTGAACGGCCCTCTGCCGAGCCCGCTCGCCCCGCCCGCCGGTTGTGCCTTCTGCACACGCTGTCCGCGCAGGATCGGGCCGATCTGCGACGACACGGCTCCACCCCTTCAGGTGACGGAAAGCGGGCATGTCCTGCGCTGTCACATCCCCCTGGAGACGCTGCGGGAAATCCCGCCGGTCTTCAGCACGAAAGACAGGCAAACGGCCTGA